The following proteins are co-located in the Diorhabda carinulata isolate Delta chromosome 4, icDioCari1.1, whole genome shotgun sequence genome:
- the LOC130893001 gene encoding uncharacterized protein LOC130893001, translated as MRLRTRIWARKDPEDSILPFQHVIVDRLIHDLHTQNGHIGGQGLLNLLRERFWIVRERQAVRRIVSACVICRRYRTKALEVESPPLPENPVRDARVFEISGTDFAGPLYLKNGDKVWVCIFTCAVYRAIHLELVTAMSTEAFIMAFRRFIARWGRPSFMYSDNGTNYKGFKNALDGIDWQRVASRGLVNQIEWRFNPPTATWWGGFWERLIGILKVPLHKILGRASLTFEELNTVISECTAYIKSRPITYTSNDPVPITPQMFIGDIQEMGVPDLDEVDAKSLHKRVRRRQEIRDNLKQRFRSEYLGQMFMTASNLKNP; from the coding sequence ATGCGTTTGAGAACCCGTATTTGGGCGAGAAAAGACCCTGAAGACTCTATTCTTCCTTTCCAGCATGTCATTGTTGACAGATTGATCCACGACTTACACACGCAGAATGGACACATTGGAGGGCAAGGTCTTCTGAACCTTCTAAGAGAAAGATTCTGGATCGTTAGAGAGAGGCAAGCTGTGAGAAGAATTGTGTCTGCATGTGTGATATGCAGGCGTTATAGGACCAAGGCATTGGAAGTCGAGTCTCCACCGCTCCCGGAGAATCCGGTAAGGGACGCTCGTGTGTTCGAAATCAGTGGCACGGATTTTGCTGGTCCACTCTACCTTAAAAATGGAGACAAGGTTTGGGTATGCATATTCACCTGTGCTGTTTATCGTGCCATACATTTGGAATTGGTTACTGCCATGTCAACGGAAGCCTTCATCATGGCGTTTCGACGTTTCATCGCGCGTTGGGGCAGACCTTCCTTTATGTACAGTGACAATGGTACAAACTATAAGGGGTTCAAAAATGCTCTCGATGGAATTGATTGGCAGAGAGTAGCGTCCCGCGGTTTGGTGAACCAAATTGAATGGCGCTTCAACCCACCCACAGCAACATGGTGGGGCGGGTTCTGGGAACGCTTAATAGGAATTTTGAAAGTTCCTCTTCACAAAATTCTGGGACGGGCTTCACTCACTTTTGAAGAGTTGAACACCGTGATCAGTGAGTGTACTGCTTATATCAAATCTCGCCCCATCACCTATACATCGAATGATCCGGTGCCTATTACTCCTCAAATGTTCATTGgagatattcaagaaatggGTGTCCCTGACTTAGACGAAGTTGATGCGAAGAGTCTACACAAAAGAGTTAGACGTCGCCAAGAGATCAGAGACAACCTAAAGCAGCGTTTCCGGTCTGAATACTTGGGCCAGATGTTCATGACTGCCAGCAATTTGAAGAATCCGTGA